From the genome of Biomphalaria glabrata chromosome 17, xgBioGlab47.1, whole genome shotgun sequence, one region includes:
- the LOC129923779 gene encoding uncharacterized protein LOC129923779, which produces MDDSSNNSLHPTGFIIFLLLLSTLGMVWTVSCSWLTGRKKRQRVGHNADITDGLVLQINRPVCVTVTRPLSPSIKSPRNKTIERYSIPEQTLGTASEDLRRSLRLPTIVVTPPSPVDTIAELSSLGSGSSIGKADDLVMSSDDTDIPEPSGGYQSPSQDGRAFYRGAVVRDSMRNRMSGLYSTPSLDSLEGDIGGYDSEKSGTFPLSALELITASPAIMLHYIPRTHSQQDRADSITSTQQNTCSNPNHCFQESDTKVPTYQTPECS; this is translated from the exons ATGGATGATTCTTCCAACAACAGTCTTCACCCCACCGGTTTTATCATCTTCCTGCTTCTTCTAAGCACCTTGGGTATGGTCTGGACAGTGTCCTGCAGCTGGTTGACCGGTAGAAAGAAAAGACAGAGGGTCGGGCACAATGCGGACATCACGGATGGACTTGTGCTTCAGATCAATAGACCTGTGTGCGTGACAGTGACTAGACCCCTCAGTCCATCAATCAAAAG CCCAAGAAATAAAACCATTGAACGTTATTCAATTCCTGAGCAGACTCTTGGCACAGCTTCTGAGGACCTTCGCAGATCTCTTCGCCTGCCAACCATAGTAGTTACCCCGCCTTCTCCAGTGGACACAATCGCTGAATTGTCTTCCCTTGGCTCGGGCAGTAGCATTGGGAAAGCAGACGACCTCGTGATGAGCAGTGACGATACTGACATCCCAGAGCCCTCTGGCGGCTACCAATCGCCGTCGCAAGATGGGAGGGCTTTTTATCGCGGAGCTGTTGTTCGCGACTCCATGCGAAACAGAATGAGTGGACTTTACTCGACCCCCTCTCTTGATTCCCTCGAAGGGGACATCGGCGGCTACGATTCTGAGAAGTCGGGCACCTTTCCTTTGTCCGCCTTAGAATTGATCACAGCATCTCCTGCCATCATGTTGCATTATATTCCCAGAACACATTCTCAGCAAGATCGTGCAGATAGCATCACATCTACGCAACAGAACACCTGTTCAAACCCCAACCACTGCTTCCAAGAGTCTGACACAAAGGTACCAACGTATCAAACTCCTGAATGTTCCTGA